One stretch of Glycine soja cultivar W05 chromosome 7, ASM419377v2, whole genome shotgun sequence DNA includes these proteins:
- the LOC114419166 gene encoding deSI-like protein At4g17486, whose protein sequence is MKSGFKNGWPSVVRLHLREKSVTPFCIFSKVKPAGNMPGNTPVYLNVYDLTTVNGYMYWAGIGIFHSGVEVYGVEYAFGAHDYPTSGVFEVEPRQCPGFKFRKSIFMGTTNLDPFQIREFMERQSANYNGDTYHLIVKNCNHFCEDICYKLTGNSIPKWVNRLARIGSFCNCILPDALKTSTVQHDDPNFQGCDSEKRRLRTAFSCLSSISMPQKEVSMSSLFMHSHYKGCLPPWELKKSKKGSLKQKLED, encoded by the exons ATGAAGTCAGGTTTTAAAAATGGTTGGCCCTCTGTTGTGCGTCTTCATCTCCGAGAAAAATCAGTGACGCCCTTTTGCATATTTTCTAAAGTGAAACCAGCTGGCAACATGCCTGGGAATACACCTGTTTATCTCAATGTCTATGACTTGACAACTGTAAATGGCTATATGTATTGGGCAGGAATTGGTATTTTCCACTCAGGGGTTGAAG TTTATGGAGTAGAATATGCATTTGGAGCCCATGACTATCCAACAAGTGGTGTCTTCGAGGTTGAGCCTCGACAGTGTCCTGGCTTTAAGTTTAGGAAGTCGATATTCATGGGAACTACAAACTTAGATCCTTTCCAGATTAGAGAGTTCATGGAGCGCCAGTCTGCAAATTACAATGGTGATACTTATCACTTGATTGTGAAGAATTGCAACCATTTCTGTGAGGATATTTGTTACAAGCTAACAGGCAATTCTATTCCAAAATGGGTCAATCGTCTTGCAAGAATAG GTTCCTTTTGCAACTGTATACTCCCTGATGCTCTTAAAACTTCCACTGTTCAGCATGATGATCCCAACTTTCAAGGGTGTGATAGTGAGAAACGAAGACTACGAACCGCCTTCAGTTGCTTGTCATCAATCTCAATGCCTCAGAAGGAAGTGTCAATGTCTTCATTATTTATGCATTCTCACTATAAAGGTTGCCTACCACCATGGGAGTTAAAGAAGTCTAAAAAGGGCTCACTAAAGCAAAAATTAGAAGACTAG